GGCGGGCATGCACAGCCAGTCGATCGAGCCGTTCCGGCCGACGAGCGCGGAGGTCTGCAGGTCACCGATGAAGCCGTAGTCCTCGAGAAGCATGGCGGTACCCCCGCTAGAAGAGGAGTCGAGTCCTTCGATCCTCCTCTGGTCTCGGATGCGAGGTCAAGGTCACGGTTTCGACTCGTCGACGCCACTGTGCACCACCGCGGTGGATCATGACGTGCAGAGTTTCGGCGACGTCCTTCGCGACGGGAAGTACGAGATGACCGACAATCCGGTGGCGAGACCGTCCGCCCCCGTCCGGCGAATGTTGCTCCCGCTCGCCCTCGCTCAGTTCATCTGCAGCTTCGCAGGTTCGAACATGAACGTGATGATCAACGACATCAGCGTCGATCTGGACACCACGGTGCAAGGCGTCCAGACCGCGATCACCGTGTTCCTTCTGGTCATGGCGGCGTTCATGATTCCGGGTGGGAAGCTGACGGATCGATGGGGTCGCAAGCGATGTTTCGTCGCCGGGCTCGTCCTGTACGGCGTGGGAGCCCTCCTGAGTGCGGCAGCACCGGGTCTGGGAATCCTGATCCTGGGCAACTCGATCTTCGAAGGAATCGGCACCGCACTGCTCATCCCACCCGTGTACATCCTCACGACGATGCTCTTCACCGACATGAAGTCCCGGGCACGGGCCTTCGGCGTGATCACCGGCATGGGTGGGATCGGCGCCGCAGCGGGGCCGTTGATCGGTGGATTGATCACCACCGCGATCGACTGGCGGGCTGCCTTCGTCTTCCAGGCACTGATCGTCGCCGCCATCGTCGTTCTGAGCCGAGGGCTCGAGGATCCCCTGCCCCCGGATCCGACCACACCCTTCGACGGGATCGGTGCCGTCCTGTCCGCCGCGGGTCTCGTCTGTATCGTCATGGGGATTCTCCAGGCGGACAACGCACTCTCGGTGTCCGCCGGCCTCATCGGTATCGGAATCCTGCTCGTCGTCGGGTTCTTCCTGCACGTACGACGCTTCGAACGGTCCGGCAGAGTGCCACTCCTCTCGACCGACCTGTTCCGTAATCGCACATCGAATCTCGCGCTCGTCACCCAGAACATCCAGTGGCTGCTGCTGATGGGCGTCGCGTTCGTCGTCTCGGCATTCCTGCAGGTGGTCCGCGGCTACAACGCAATCGAGACGGGCATCATCTTCACCGCCGCCACCGCCGGCATTCTCGGTGCCTCATTGCTGGCGGAACGATTGGCCGCCCGGCATTCACAGCGTGCCCTCATCATGAGCGGCTTCGTCGTCACCCTCGGCGGCATCGTGGTGCTGCTCCTGCTGGTCCGTGCATGGACCAGCGCATGGGCGTTCGCCCCGGGCCTGTTGCTCATCGGCGTCGGACTGGGTGCGATGCTCACTCCGTCCGTGAACGTCGTGCAGTCGGCGTTCCCAGAGGAACAGCAGGGTGAGATCTCCGGCTTGTCGCGGTGCGTGTCCAATCTGGGTTCGTCCCTGGGCACCGCCGTGGCAGGCACCGTCCTCGTCGTCGGCCTCGCCACGCCGGACCGGTCGTATGCGGCCGCGATGATCGTGCTGGCGTGCATCGGGCTCGTCGGACTCGTCGCGTCCGCGCTCCTTCCCGCGACCTCGAGTGCCACGCCTTCCGCCTCCGGAGCCCAGTGACGACCGTGTCGCGAGGAGAGGGCCCGAGACACACGGAATACGCTCTCTTTCAACAGATGCAGTGCGTCACCGTTACGATCTCAGGTCGACGGCGGCCGACGGGTCGACCAGTTCTCCGGCTCGACCTCCCCGACGTCCACGTCGTGCCCGAAGAGCTCACGGGCGAGCGCACGCGCACGATCCCGTACCTCCGCCGAGGTGAGTTCGTCCGCGAGCACCAACGACAGCCTCGCCAGACGGTCGGCCGGCTCGCCGATCCGGTGTACCGTGCACCTCCAGTCGCCCACGAGCCCGGTCCCATCGCATCGATCGTCGCGTCGGAACGGTCGTAGTCACTCGCACCGGATGCCGCACTCGTATTTCAGGATGCGAGAATTCGCGCCTTCTCCCTCTCGAACTCGGCCTCGGTGAGCACGCCCTGGGCCTTCAGTTCGGCGAGGTCCTTCAGCGCGGCGATGCGGTCCGTTCCACCCGGAGGTGGGGCGGCCGGAGGAGGCGTGGGCACGGGTTCGGGTTCGGGCGCGTACTGCGCCGGACGACCGTAGACGGCCTGCCCCTGCGATGCCCATCGCTCTCCCTGCCGACGGGAGACGCGGTTGGAGACGGCCGTCGCCGTCCCCGCTACCACTGCGGTGCGAGCCACCCCACGGAGTAATCCTGGCATGTCGATCTCCTCCTGTATTTCGTTCGCTGGAATCACATTTCGACGTCGAGCTTCTCCAGCGAAGCCAGGATGCTCTGAACCGGGATACGCCCGGACGCGACGAGTTCGGCGCCGTTGCGACGCAGTGCCCGCGCCAGCGGAGCAGCCCAGGTGTTCTCGTAGACGAGCACGGCCGCCGAGCAGCCCGGCTCGAGCGCCGCCCCCGCTTCGTCGAAATCTGTGTCGCCGAGCAGGCCCGACGACGCCTCCGCGAACAACGTCACGTCGACTTCTCCTTCGAGTCCGACCTCGGAGATGTCGATCCCGGTGACCGAACCGTCGGTGTCCTTGCGGACGAACGCGAGATCGAGCACCCGGATGATGCCTCGCTCGACGAGGTCGAGCAGCAGCGGTAGCGCAGAGCCGTTCGGTGGTCGGTCGGCAGGGAATTCGATGACGAGATAGTCGACCGGGCCCATCTCGTCTATATCCGAATCGGTCACCTGGAGCCTCGTTTCGATGAAAGATCGTTCACGGAAGCCGGGAGCCGACTTCCGTCGGTGTCGTCGAGAACAGATCCCCCTCCCGTCGAGTATGACCGCCCGACGGCCACTTCTGAAGGGAATACGGTTCGAATTCCTGCCGGAGCGATCCGCAGCGGCGCATACTGGATCCGGCCCCGAAAGGGGGCGATGCCGGGATGACCACGAACATCGGCGCGGGCGGTGAAGAGCCCCGACCGGGCCGGCTGAGCGACGACGAACGCGCCGAACTCGACCGGTTGCGTGCGGAGGTCGCCACGCTTCGGGAGCGAGCCGCTGTCGGGGTCGAGCCCGTTCCCGAGCCGCGGCCCGCGAGACACGGATGGCGCTGGGCTGCGGTT
This window of the Rhodococcus pyridinivorans genome carries:
- a CDS encoding MFS transporter yields the protein MQSFGDVLRDGKYEMTDNPVARPSAPVRRMLLPLALAQFICSFAGSNMNVMINDISVDLDTTVQGVQTAITVFLLVMAAFMIPGGKLTDRWGRKRCFVAGLVLYGVGALLSAAAPGLGILILGNSIFEGIGTALLIPPVYILTTMLFTDMKSRARAFGVITGMGGIGAAAGPLIGGLITTAIDWRAAFVFQALIVAAIVVLSRGLEDPLPPDPTTPFDGIGAVLSAAGLVCIVMGILQADNALSVSAGLIGIGILLVVGFFLHVRRFERSGRVPLLSTDLFRNRTSNLALVTQNIQWLLLMGVAFVVSAFLQVVRGYNAIETGIIFTAATAGILGASLLAERLAARHSQRALIMSGFVVTLGGIVVLLLLVRAWTSAWAFAPGLLLIGVGLGAMLTPSVNVVQSAFPEEQQGEISGLSRCVSNLGSSLGTAVAGTVLVVGLATPDRSYAAAMIVLACIGLVGLVASALLPATSSATPSASGAQ
- a CDS encoding SHOCT domain-containing protein, with translation MPGLLRGVARTAVVAGTATAVSNRVSRRQGERWASQGQAVYGRPAQYAPEPEPVPTPPPAAPPPGGTDRIAALKDLAELKAQGVLTEAEFEREKARILAS
- a CDS encoding DUF6325 family protein: MTDSDIDEMGPVDYLVIEFPADRPPNGSALPLLLDLVERGIIRVLDLAFVRKDTDGSVTGIDISEVGLEGEVDVTLFAEASSGLLGDTDFDEAGAALEPGCSAAVLVYENTWAAPLARALRRNGAELVASGRIPVQSILASLEKLDVEM